The Collimonas fungivorans Ter331 genome has a segment encoding these proteins:
- a CDS encoding isocitrate/isopropylmalate dehydrogenase family protein → MNSPTLKQIPATLIPGDGIGPEVVEATVKVLDALGSPFSWDIQQAGVAGVASAGDPLPAATLTSIRKNKLALKGPLTTPIGEGFRSSNVRLREEFQLYANVRPAVTIVPGRFEDIDIVLVRENIGGFYVAHEYYIPVGDDPRAVAVSTGINTREACKKIARFAFEYAVKNGRKKITVVHKANILKALTGIFLEAAREIAREYEGKVQMNDMIVDACAMQLVLNPWQFDMLLCTNLFGDILSDQMAGLVGGLGMAPGANIGDDCAIFEAVHGSAPDIAGKGIANPISLLLAAGQMLDHVGHQDLALRLRTAITDTLNKDHVATGDLKGKASTREFTEAIIRRLQAA, encoded by the coding sequence ATGAATAGCCCGACACTAAAACAAATCCCCGCCACGCTGATTCCCGGCGACGGCATCGGCCCTGAAGTCGTCGAAGCCACGGTCAAGGTGCTGGACGCATTGGGTTCGCCGTTTTCCTGGGATATCCAGCAGGCAGGCGTGGCCGGCGTCGCCAGCGCCGGCGATCCGCTGCCGGCCGCCACGCTGACCAGCATCCGCAAGAACAAACTGGCCCTGAAAGGGCCGCTGACCACGCCGATAGGCGAGGGTTTCCGCTCCTCCAACGTGCGCCTGCGCGAAGAATTCCAGTTGTACGCCAATGTGCGGCCGGCGGTGACCATCGTGCCCGGCCGTTTTGAAGACATCGACATCGTGCTGGTGCGGGAAAACATCGGCGGCTTCTATGTGGCGCATGAATACTACATCCCGGTCGGCGACGATCCACGCGCCGTGGCAGTCTCCACCGGCATCAACACGCGCGAAGCCTGCAAGAAGATCGCGCGCTTCGCCTTCGAATACGCAGTCAAGAACGGCCGCAAGAAAATCACCGTAGTTCACAAAGCCAACATCCTCAAGGCGCTGACCGGCATCTTCCTCGAAGCGGCGCGGGAAATCGCACGCGAATACGAAGGCAAGGTACAGATGAACGACATGATCGTCGATGCCTGCGCCATGCAGCTGGTGCTCAATCCCTGGCAGTTCGACATGCTCCTGTGCACCAACCTGTTCGGCGACATTCTGTCGGACCAGATGGCGGGCCTGGTAGGCGGCCTCGGCATGGCGCCTGGCGCCAACATCGGCGACGACTGCGCCATCTTCGAAGCAGTGCACGGCTCGGCGCCGGACATCGCCGGCAAGGGGATCGCCAACCCGATCTCCCTGCTGCTGGCAGCAGGGCAGATGCTGGACCATGTCGGCCACCAAGACCTGGCGCTGCGGCTGCGCACCGCGATCACCGATACGCTCAACAAAGACCATGTCGCCACCGGCGATCTCAAGGGCAAGGCATCCACCCGCGAATTCACCGAAGCCATCATCCGCAGGCTGCAAGCCGCCTGA
- the ahpF gene encoding alkyl hydroperoxide reductase subunit F, whose protein sequence is MLDANLKTQLKSYLEKIVQPIEIVASLDNGDKSRELQSLLQEIATLSDHITLIERSDDNERKPSFSINRPGVDTGIRFAAIPMGHEFTSLVLALLQVGGHPVKLDEAVIEQIRNLDGDYVFETYISLSCQNCPEVVQALNVMALINPRIRQATIDGALFQDEVEKREIMAVPTTYLNGEVFGQGRTSVEEILAKLDTGAGARKAVELSAKAPYDVLIVGGGPAGAAAAIYAARKGIRTGVVSERFGGQVLDTLAIENFVSVKETEGPKFATALEQHVKSYEVDIMNVQLASELVPGKLIEIKLANGGSLKSKTVVLATGARWREINVPGEREYRNHGVAYCPHCDGPLFKGKRVAVIGGGNSGVEAAIDLAGLVSHVTLIEFGDELRADAVLQRKLHSLKNVTVITSAQTTEITGDSKKVNGLVYKDRKTDAVHKVELEGVFVQIGLVPNTEWLKGTIALSRHGEIEVDAKGQTSIPGVFAAGDVTTVPFKQIVIAVGEGAKASLSAFDHLIRSSVSDEEDVAAAAETVAA, encoded by the coding sequence ATGCTGGATGCAAATCTCAAAACCCAATTGAAAAGCTACTTGGAAAAAATCGTGCAACCGATTGAGATCGTTGCGTCGCTGGACAATGGTGACAAGTCTCGTGAACTGCAATCGCTGTTGCAGGAAATCGCCACGCTGTCGGATCACATCACGCTGATCGAGCGCAGCGACGACAATGAACGCAAACCGTCGTTCTCCATCAATCGCCCAGGCGTCGATACCGGCATCCGTTTTGCCGCGATTCCGATGGGCCACGAATTCACTTCGCTGGTGCTGGCCCTGCTGCAGGTCGGCGGCCATCCGGTCAAGCTGGACGAGGCCGTGATCGAGCAGATCCGCAACCTGGATGGCGATTACGTGTTCGAAACCTATATCTCCCTCTCCTGCCAGAACTGCCCTGAAGTAGTGCAGGCCCTGAACGTGATGGCGCTGATCAATCCGCGCATCCGCCAGGCCACCATCGACGGCGCACTGTTCCAGGACGAAGTGGAAAAACGCGAAATCATGGCCGTGCCAACCACTTACCTGAACGGTGAAGTGTTCGGCCAAGGCCGCACCAGCGTCGAAGAAATCCTCGCCAAGCTGGATACCGGCGCCGGCGCCCGCAAGGCAGTCGAACTGAGCGCCAAGGCGCCTTACGATGTGCTGATCGTCGGCGGCGGTCCTGCCGGCGCGGCGGCTGCGATTTATGCAGCACGCAAGGGTATCCGCACCGGCGTGGTGTCGGAGCGTTTCGGCGGCCAGGTGCTGGATACGCTGGCGATCGAGAACTTCGTCTCCGTCAAGGAAACCGAAGGACCGAAATTCGCCACCGCGCTGGAACAGCACGTCAAGAGCTATGAAGTCGACATCATGAACGTGCAGCTGGCCTCCGAGCTGGTGCCGGGCAAGCTGATCGAAATCAAGCTGGCCAACGGCGGTTCGCTCAAGAGCAAGACCGTGGTGCTGGCCACCGGCGCCCGCTGGCGCGAAATCAACGTGCCGGGCGAACGCGAATACCGTAACCACGGCGTCGCCTACTGCCCGCACTGCGACGGCCCGCTGTTCAAGGGCAAGCGCGTGGCGGTGATCGGCGGCGGCAACTCCGGCGTCGAAGCAGCAATCGACCTGGCCGGCCTGGTGTCGCACGTGACGCTGATCGAATTCGGCGATGAATTGCGCGCCGATGCGGTGCTGCAACGCAAGCTGCACAGCCTGAAAAACGTCACCGTGATCACTTCGGCCCAAACCACCGAAATCACCGGCGACAGCAAGAAGGTCAACGGCCTGGTCTACAAGGACCGTAAGACCGATGCCGTGCACAAGGTCGAGCTGGAAGGCGTGTTCGTGCAGATCGGCCTGGTGCCGAACACCGAATGGCTGAAGGGCACGATCGCGCTGTCGCGCCACGGCGAAATCGAAGTCGACGCCAAGGGCCAGACCTCGATTCCCGGCGTGTTCGCCGCCGGCGACGTCACCACCGTGCCGTTCAAGCAGATCGTGATCGCGGTCGGCGAAGGCGCCAAGGCATCACTGAGCGCATTCGACCACCTGATCCGCAGTTCGGTGTCGGATGAAGAAGACGTCGCTGCCGCGGCCGAGACTGTCGCTGCGTAG
- the ahpC gene encoding alkyl hydroperoxide reductase subunit C, whose product MSLINTQVKPFSATALHNGKFVPVTQDTLKGKWSVFVFYPADFTFVCPTELEDLADNYAEFQKLGVEIYGISTDTHFAHKAWHDTSDAIKKVNYPLIGDPTTTLSRNFEVLIEEEGLALRGTFVINPEGLIKLYEIHDNGIGRDASELLRKVKAAQYVASHPGEVCPAKWKEGEATLTPSLDLVGKI is encoded by the coding sequence ATGTCTCTGATCAATACCCAAGTTAAACCGTTCTCCGCAACTGCTCTCCATAACGGCAAGTTCGTGCCGGTCACCCAGGACACCCTGAAGGGCAAATGGTCGGTATTCGTTTTCTACCCAGCTGACTTCACTTTCGTCTGCCCGACAGAACTGGAAGACCTGGCCGACAACTACGCTGAATTCCAGAAACTGGGCGTGGAAATCTACGGCATCTCGACCGACACCCATTTCGCTCACAAAGCATGGCACGACACATCGGACGCGATCAAGAAAGTGAACTACCCGCTGATCGGCGATCCTACTACAACCCTGTCGCGCAACTTTGAAGTGCTGATCGAAGAAGAAGGCCTGGCGCTGCGCGGCACTTTCGTGATCAATCCGGAAGGCCTGATCAAGCTGTACGAAATCCACGACAACGGCATCGGCCGCGACGCTTCGGAACTGCTGCGCAAGGTCAAGGCAGCGCAATACGTGGCATCGCACCCAGGTGAAGTTTGCCCCGCCAAGTGGAAAGAAGGCGAAGCAACCCTGACGCCATCGCTGGACCTGGTCGGCAAGATCTAA
- a CDS encoding bifunctional 2',3'-cyclic-nucleotide 2'-phosphodiesterase/3'-nucleotidase, whose product MCLTALAALAVSACGSNGSSNLGVNSPDNTIPEGTVLKLGLLETTDIHQNVLSYDYYGLKADTSLGLERTATLIKGARQENPNNLLLDDGDVIQGTLLGDYQAVAAPVTCSGTLAVHKVMNALKYDGAGMGNHEFNYGLDFLSQITNTDFGVPGVQKGSNCGAPNFPLVLSNVVGVSSGKPIFNPYALIAKQFTATKPDGGSMNVALNVGIISFVPPQIMDWDQKNLAGKVMVNGVQESALKYVPEMRSKGADLVVALSHGGLDASPYSPKMENGSLYLATTGIDALMLGHAHLIFPQAREAGAPAIDASLAALPSTLVDTSKGLVNGIPAVMAQSWGRRLGIIKMVLKYQGGKWVVQKDQTSVEARGFKYADGKTNIDADPTIAPLVATEHQATLSYATQPLGTTTDFEMSAYFSLVGDVSAIQVVNQAQIDYVKTFLASSTDPVLASYKSIPVISCSAPFKAGRNGPTDFTDVAPGASPAAPFGLQVRNPGDLYLYGNNNLQAVKIKGSDLKNWLETAAKQFAMINPASTGEQDLVPSYSTIFNYDVFYAENNAMQYQIDVTKPAGSRIVNLTYAGKAVADSDDFIVATNDYRAGGGGNVPGIDGSKTIIKSPDASQAVVSAWLKKQGKITNAANGSGQSWSFVKVATQGPVILRSAPGKLAVAQVRGLGRVTAEGALDASGFAKYAIDLSK is encoded by the coding sequence ATGTGTCTGACTGCCCTGGCCGCCTTGGCCGTTTCCGCTTGCGGCAGCAACGGCAGCAGCAACCTCGGCGTCAACAGCCCCGACAATACGATTCCCGAGGGAACGGTACTGAAGCTCGGACTGCTAGAGACTACCGACATTCACCAGAACGTGCTGAGCTACGACTATTACGGCTTGAAGGCCGACACCAGCCTCGGCCTTGAGCGCACCGCAACCTTGATCAAGGGCGCGCGCCAGGAAAATCCCAACAACCTGCTGCTGGACGATGGCGACGTCATCCAGGGCACCCTGCTCGGCGATTACCAGGCGGTGGCTGCGCCGGTCACCTGCAGCGGCACGCTGGCGGTGCACAAGGTGATGAACGCGCTGAAGTACGACGGCGCCGGCATGGGCAACCACGAATTCAACTACGGCCTCGATTTCCTGAGCCAGATCACCAATACCGACTTCGGCGTGCCGGGCGTGCAAAAAGGCAGCAACTGCGGTGCGCCCAACTTTCCGCTGGTGCTGTCCAACGTGGTCGGAGTCTCGTCAGGCAAGCCGATCTTCAATCCATACGCCCTGATCGCCAAACAGTTCACCGCCACCAAACCCGACGGCGGCAGCATGAACGTGGCGCTCAACGTCGGCATCATCAGCTTCGTGCCGCCGCAGATCATGGACTGGGACCAGAAAAACCTGGCCGGCAAGGTGATGGTCAACGGCGTGCAGGAATCGGCGCTGAAGTATGTGCCGGAGATGCGCAGCAAGGGCGCCGACCTGGTGGTGGCGTTGTCGCACGGCGGCCTGGATGCTTCGCCTTACAGCCCGAAAATGGAAAACGGCAGCCTGTACCTGGCCACCACCGGCATCGACGCCTTGATGCTGGGCCACGCCCACCTGATCTTCCCGCAAGCGCGTGAAGCCGGCGCGCCGGCCATCGATGCTTCGCTGGCGGCCTTACCGAGCACCCTGGTCGATACCAGCAAAGGCCTGGTCAACGGCATTCCGGCAGTGATGGCGCAGAGCTGGGGCCGGCGCTTGGGCATCATCAAGATGGTGCTGAAATACCAGGGCGGCAAATGGGTAGTGCAGAAGGACCAGACCAGCGTCGAAGCGCGCGGCTTCAAATATGCCGACGGCAAGACCAATATCGACGCCGATCCGACGATTGCACCGCTGGTCGCTACTGAACACCAGGCTACCCTGTCCTACGCCACGCAGCCGCTGGGTACCACCACCGATTTCGAGATGTCCGCGTATTTCTCGCTGGTGGGCGACGTCAGCGCGATCCAGGTCGTCAACCAGGCGCAGATCGACTATGTGAAAACCTTCCTCGCCAGTTCCACCGATCCGGTGCTGGCCAGCTACAAGTCGATCCCGGTGATTTCCTGCAGCGCGCCGTTCAAGGCCGGCCGCAATGGCCCGACCGACTTCACCGATGTCGCTCCGGGCGCTTCCCCGGCGGCGCCGTTCGGCTTGCAGGTGCGCAATCCGGGCGATCTGTACTTGTACGGCAACAACAATCTGCAAGCGGTCAAGATCAAGGGCTCCGACCTGAAAAACTGGCTGGAAACCGCGGCCAAACAATTCGCCATGATCAATCCGGCCAGCACCGGCGAGCAAGACCTGGTGCCGTCCTATTCGACGATCTTCAACTACGATGTGTTCTACGCCGAAAACAACGCGATGCAATACCAGATCGACGTCACCAAACCGGCTGGCAGCCGCATCGTCAACCTGACCTACGCCGGCAAGGCGGTAGCCGACAGCGACGATTTCATCGTCGCCACCAATGATTACCGCGCGGGCGGCGGCGGCAACGTGCCGGGCATCGACGGCAGCAAGACCATCATCAAATCGCCGGACGCCAGCCAGGCGGTGGTCAGCGCCTGGCTCAAAAAACAGGGCAAGATCACCAATGCGGCAAACGGCAGCGGGCAAAGCTGGAGTTTCGTCAAAGTGGCTACGCAAGGCCCGGTGATCCTGCGTTCGGCGCCGGGCAAGCTGGCGGTGGCGCAAGTGCGGGGCCTGGGCCGGGTGACGGCGGAAGGCGCGCTGGATGCCAGCGGTTTTGCCAAGTACGCAATCGACCTGAGCAAATGA
- a CDS encoding tetratricopeptide repeat protein, producing MMKNRKPLAALDKIAFLLVAAALGACTGEVVPDNARIESVGMLALHGRQVSAITQLQAWAAAGRPVAQRELALALASIPDQSAQAGAWLEKAAAAGDTESRFQLAQALYQGSLGLKLDQAQAWSWYERAARSGNAKASFMLARMAKYGEGVPRDLELSATWLLEASKQGNAQAMFLLSNAYAAGEGVEQNPQLAREWLERSAEGDFPVAIQALAMSLEGGDQHGEPDPVRARHLIKEATDERSMRWNNYQ from the coding sequence ATGATGAAAAACAGGAAACCGCTTGCCGCTCTTGATAAGATCGCGTTCTTGCTGGTGGCTGCGGCGCTAGGTGCCTGCACCGGCGAGGTAGTGCCGGACAATGCCCGCATCGAGTCGGTCGGCATGCTTGCCTTGCACGGCCGCCAGGTAAGCGCGATTACCCAGCTGCAAGCATGGGCCGCAGCGGGGCGGCCGGTGGCGCAGCGCGAACTGGCGCTGGCGCTGGCGTCGATTCCCGACCAGTCCGCGCAAGCCGGCGCCTGGCTGGAGAAAGCGGCGGCAGCGGGCGATACGGAATCCCGGTTTCAATTGGCGCAAGCGCTTTATCAAGGCAGTCTGGGACTCAAGCTTGACCAGGCCCAGGCCTGGAGCTGGTATGAGCGCGCGGCCAGGTCAGGCAATGCCAAAGCCAGTTTCATGCTGGCGCGCATGGCGAAATACGGCGAAGGCGTGCCGCGCGACCTGGAACTGTCGGCTACCTGGCTGCTGGAGGCCAGCAAGCAGGGCAACGCGCAGGCGATGTTCCTGCTGTCGAACGCCTATGCCGCAGGCGAGGGCGTGGAACAGAATCCGCAGCTGGCCCGGGAATGGCTGGAACGTTCGGCCGAGGGCGACTTTCCGGTGGCGATACAGGCCCTCGCCATGAGCCTGGAGGGCGGCGACCAGCATGGCGAACCGGATCCTGTGCGGGCGCGCCACCTGATCAAGGAAGCCACCGACGAGCGCAGCATGCGTTGGAATAACTATCAGTAG
- a CDS encoding creatininase family protein, giving the protein MLLSPRRTFVAALFLTATQIAFAQAPKTVFLEELTWTELRSQIQAGKTTILIPIGATEQSGPDVALGKHNIRVKVLSQRIAEGLGNALVAPVIAYVPEGNYAPPTSHMRFPGTITIPDDVFQKTLESAANSFKVHGFKNIVFLGDHGGYQNDIKKAVAQLNKSWAGSPARAILPPEYYAASSDGYAEILRKRGYRDDEIGTHAGLADTSLQLAVAPQMVRQDSLRNGPKLGLADGVYGGDPRRSSAEIGQLGIDNIVTQTVKALKAETAAR; this is encoded by the coding sequence ATGCTCTTGTCACCACGACGAACTTTCGTTGCCGCCCTCTTCCTCACCGCCACCCAGATCGCCTTTGCGCAAGCGCCGAAAACCGTCTTCCTTGAAGAGCTGACCTGGACCGAGCTGCGCAGCCAGATCCAGGCCGGCAAGACCACCATCCTGATTCCCATCGGCGCCACCGAGCAAAGCGGCCCCGATGTCGCGCTGGGCAAGCACAACATCAGGGTGAAAGTTTTATCGCAGCGGATCGCGGAAGGCCTGGGCAATGCGCTGGTGGCGCCGGTGATCGCCTACGTGCCGGAAGGCAATTATGCGCCGCCTACATCCCATATGCGCTTCCCCGGCACCATCACGATCCCGGACGATGTTTTCCAGAAGACGCTGGAATCGGCCGCCAACAGTTTCAAGGTTCACGGTTTCAAGAACATCGTTTTCCTGGGCGACCATGGCGGTTACCAGAACGATATCAAGAAAGCCGTGGCGCAGCTGAACAAGAGCTGGGCCGGCTCGCCGGCGCGCGCCATCCTGCCGCCGGAATATTACGCCGCCAGCTCGGACGGCTACGCCGAGATACTGCGCAAGCGCGGTTATCGCGACGATGAAATCGGCACCCATGCCGGGCTGGCCGACACCTCGCTGCAACTGGCCGTGGCGCCGCAGATGGTGCGCCAGGACAGCCTGCGCAACGGTCCCAAGCTCGGCCTGGCCGACGGTGTCTATGGCGGCGATCCGCGCCGTTCCAGCGCTGAAATCGGCCAGCTCGGCATCGACAACATCGTGACGCAGACAGTCAAGGCGCTTAAGGCCGAGACCGCGGCCCGCTGA
- a CDS encoding YncE family protein: MQFRSCRSGRFGRLSRLAVSVSSALAVLSVAAGASAAPAAPAAIATVAGMPPVVNPANLYSEAGAGRLSPVVAEALPRIYVPNLRSNDVYVIDPATFKVVEKFRVGYSPQHVVPAWDLKTLWVANNAEGRPDGSLTPIDPKTAKPGKEVAVEDPYNMYFTPDGKEAIVVVEAHAQLDFRDAHTMALKSSLPVPECKGINHADFSIDGKYALFTCEFGGKLAKIDMVNRKVLGYLLLDKKGMPQDIRIAPDGKAFFVADMMADGIYVVDGDSFTKTGFIKTGVGTHGLYPSRDGSKLYISNRGSNKVHGARHGKGSISVLDFATRQVVANWPIPGGGSPDMGNVSADGKMLWLSGRFDDVVYAIDTTSGAVKSIPVGMEPHGLTVWPQPGRYSLGHTGNMR, encoded by the coding sequence ATGCAATTTCGTTCTTGCCGCTCTGGCCGCTTTGGCCGTTTATCGCGCCTCGCCGTCTCCGTCAGCAGCGCCCTGGCAGTCTTGTCCGTCGCCGCCGGCGCATCCGCCGCGCCGGCGGCTCCCGCCGCCATCGCCACCGTGGCCGGCATGCCGCCCGTGGTCAACCCTGCCAACCTGTACAGCGAAGCCGGCGCCGGCCGCCTCAGTCCGGTGGTGGCCGAGGCATTGCCGCGGATTTATGTGCCCAACCTGCGCTCCAACGATGTCTACGTGATCGATCCGGCGACCTTCAAGGTAGTCGAGAAATTCCGTGTCGGCTACAGCCCGCAGCACGTGGTTCCGGCCTGGGACCTGAAAACCCTGTGGGTGGCGAACAATGCCGAAGGCCGGCCCGACGGCAGCCTGACTCCCATCGATCCGAAGACCGCCAAGCCGGGCAAGGAAGTGGCAGTGGAAGACCCCTACAATATGTACTTCACGCCGGACGGCAAGGAAGCCATCGTGGTGGTGGAAGCACATGCCCAGCTGGACTTCCGCGATGCGCACACGATGGCCTTGAAATCGAGCCTGCCGGTGCCGGAATGCAAGGGCATCAACCACGCCGATTTTTCGATCGACGGCAAATACGCCCTGTTCACCTGCGAGTTCGGCGGCAAGCTGGCCAAGATCGACATGGTCAACCGCAAGGTGCTCGGTTACCTGCTGCTCGACAAGAAAGGCATGCCGCAAGACATTCGCATCGCGCCGGACGGCAAGGCGTTTTTCGTGGCCGACATGATGGCCGACGGCATTTATGTGGTGGATGGCGACAGCTTCACCAAGACCGGTTTCATCAAGACCGGCGTCGGCACCCACGGCTTGTATCCGAGCCGCGACGGCAGCAAGCTGTACATCTCCAACCGCGGCTCGAACAAGGTCCACGGCGCACGCCATGGCAAGGGCAGCATCTCGGTGCTCGACTTCGCCACACGCCAGGTGGTAGCCAACTGGCCGATCCCGGGCGGCGGCAGTCCTGACATGGGCAACGTCAGCGCGGACGGCAAGATGCTGTGGCTGTCGGGACGTTTCGACGATGTCGTGTACGCCATCGACACCACCAGCGGCGCGGTCAAGTCGATTCCTGTCGGCATGGAGCCGCACGGCCTGACGGTGTGGCCGCAACCGGGCCGTTATTCGCTGGGCCATACCGGCAACATGCGCTGA
- a CDS encoding alpha/beta fold hydrolase, which produces MQATESFEVAYDNFALKGDFHPAASSSHVLILHGAGASSRATASRSGLRPALQARGVASTSFDCIGHGDTGGSLQFSSLSSRTRQAAAVIAARKLAQPLVICGSSMGAYNAIRLTQTHDVAGLILIVPGVYTPSAYNVPFGPQFSTIIRRDHSWADSDAWAILAEFKGKLLVIAAEHDAVIPPEIPERLLLSARKARSRRLRVVAGTDHQCLFPLVSEERPDEFDELMSLIVGCASDS; this is translated from the coding sequence ATGCAAGCCACAGAATCTTTCGAAGTCGCCTACGACAACTTCGCGCTGAAAGGCGATTTCCATCCCGCCGCCTCGTCCAGCCATGTCCTGATACTGCACGGCGCGGGCGCCAGCTCGCGCGCTACCGCCAGCCGTTCGGGATTGCGGCCAGCGCTGCAGGCGCGCGGCGTCGCCAGCACTTCCTTCGATTGCATCGGCCATGGCGACACCGGCGGTTCGCTGCAATTTTCCTCGCTAAGCAGCCGCACGCGCCAGGCCGCAGCGGTGATCGCCGCGCGCAAGCTGGCGCAGCCGCTGGTGATCTGCGGCAGCAGCATGGGCGCTTACAACGCCATCCGGCTGACCCAGACCCATGATGTCGCCGGGCTGATCCTGATAGTGCCCGGCGTGTACACACCTTCGGCCTACAACGTGCCGTTCGGACCGCAATTCTCCACGATCATCCGGCGCGACCACAGCTGGGCCGACAGCGACGCCTGGGCGATCCTGGCGGAATTCAAGGGCAAGCTGCTGGTGATCGCCGCCGAACACGATGCGGTGATCCCGCCGGAGATACCGGAACGGCTGCTGCTGTCGGCGCGCAAGGCGCGTTCGCGCCGGCTGCGGGTGGTGGCCGGGACCGACCATCAGTGCCTGTTCCCATTGGTGAGTGAAGAACGTCCGGATGAGTTTGACGAATTGATGAGCTTGATTGTCGGCTGTGCGAGCGATTCCTAG
- a CDS encoding SDR family NAD(P)-dependent oxidoreductase has translation MKIDLSDKHAIVSGSTAGIGLAIALGLAQAGATVVVNGRTQERVDQALAQIRDKVPGARLQGIAADLGAPDGAALLFKQVPETDILINNLGIFEAKPFFDISDEEWQRFFDVNVMSAVRLSRHYAPAMVKRGWGRVQFLSSESGLQIPKEMVHYGVTKTALLAVSRGLAETLAGSGVTVNAVLPGPTRSEGVGNFFASMARDQGVASEALERDFLKEHRPSSLIQRLATVEEVANMVVYLASVQASATTGAALRVDGGVVRSIS, from the coding sequence ATGAAAATCGATTTAAGCGACAAACATGCAATAGTGAGCGGTTCGACCGCCGGCATCGGCCTGGCGATTGCGCTCGGCCTGGCGCAGGCGGGGGCAACGGTGGTGGTGAACGGCCGCACCCAGGAACGGGTCGACCAAGCCCTGGCGCAGATCCGCGACAAAGTTCCCGGTGCCCGTCTGCAAGGCATCGCCGCCGATCTCGGCGCCCCGGACGGCGCCGCCTTGCTGTTCAAGCAAGTGCCCGAGACCGACATCCTGATCAACAACCTGGGCATCTTCGAAGCCAAGCCTTTCTTCGATATTTCCGACGAAGAGTGGCAGCGTTTCTTCGATGTCAACGTGATGAGCGCGGTGCGGCTGTCGCGCCACTATGCGCCGGCCATGGTCAAGCGCGGCTGGGGCCGGGTGCAGTTCCTGTCAAGCGAATCGGGTTTGCAGATTCCCAAGGAAATGGTTCACTACGGCGTGACCAAGACCGCCCTGCTGGCAGTCTCGCGCGGGCTGGCGGAAACCCTGGCCGGCAGCGGCGTCACCGTCAACGCAGTATTGCCTGGCCCGACCCGCTCCGAGGGTGTCGGCAATTTTTTCGCTTCGATGGCGCGCGACCAGGGTGTCGCAAGCGAAGCGCTGGAACGCGACTTCCTCAAAGAACATCGACCGAGCTCGCTGATCCAGCGCTTGGCGACGGTAGAAGAAGTCGCCAACATGGTGGTCTACCTGGCGTCTGTACAGGCATCGGCCACGACCGGTGCGGCCCTGCGCGTGGATGGCGGCGTGGTGCGGTCGATTTCCTGA
- a CDS encoding SIS domain-containing protein gives MQLKQHINASLAEAQQSLEALLANDAALQSIEQAAALLIDVFERKGRVYSCGNGGSMCDAMHFAEELTGRYRLDRAALGATAISDAGHLTCVGNDHGYEQVFSRYIEGHGRAGDCLVALSTSGTSKNIIRAAQTARDLGMHVIVLSGKQAELLSSLSDVYICTPGGAFADRVQELHIKVLHILIELIERHFFPENYASKA, from the coding sequence ATGCAATTGAAGCAACACATTAACGCCAGCCTGGCCGAAGCGCAGCAATCGCTGGAAGCGCTGCTCGCCAACGACGCCGCACTGCAGTCGATCGAACAGGCGGCGGCGCTGCTGATCGATGTGTTTGAACGCAAAGGCCGCGTGTATTCATGCGGCAACGGCGGCTCCATGTGCGACGCCATGCACTTCGCCGAAGAGCTGACCGGCCGCTACCGGCTGGACCGGGCGGCGCTGGGCGCAACCGCGATCAGCGATGCCGGCCACCTGACCTGCGTCGGCAACGACCATGGTTACGAGCAGGTGTTTTCACGTTATATCGAAGGGCATGGACGCGCCGGCGATTGCCTGGTCGCGCTGAGCACCAGCGGCACCAGCAAGAACATCATCCGCGCGGCACAAACCGCACGCGACCTCGGCATGCATGTGATCGTGTTGTCCGGCAAGCAGGCCGAGCTGCTGTCGTCCCTGAGCGATGTTTATATCTGCACCCCGGGCGGCGCCTTTGCCGACCGCGTGCAGGAATTGCACATCAAGGTGCTGCACATCCTGATCGAGCTGATCGAACGTCATTTCTTTCCAGAGAATTACGCCTCCAAGGCATAG